Proteins encoded in a region of the Chryseobacterium piperi genome:
- a CDS encoding S8 family peptidase, which produces MRKNVFYLLVLLFFVISCNREDIQNETPTELSRKDPLTEKKINERINQSIKTDGSFKWSKETDYFLWSAIFRGNRMASIGFGSGMDDFDRSKSPNSADMEKEILSVIKKYEGKGEREFFLSSDKYLNQLDVIIEKEETITALRQMKTLRYLEPGDYRYFENERKFNTAAKSSGSGSSGCGFSSTPLNAADYTSSTPSSKIPWAFSKHNIPQAWNYSTGAGVTIGLIDTGVSPEQTLLGGSFNNGASSGRTISKFGVYNGDGSADQCGHGTKMAAVMAAPRNNAGMPVGVAYNANLITYRAAANVVLDTSAEQDGVKTAFTELGNNTNVKIISMSMGHIFSVGKIEDGVKYAYSKGKLIFCAGGTSTSFTSFVGVIFPAWMPETQAITGVKEDTSNQRCGVCHSGKQISFTFQMERSSGSTVPVLSYYNGQTDYVGGSSVATAATAGIAALVWSKNLSWTRDQVLTKMRQSATYSTPDANYGYGNINVLTAVQ; this is translated from the coding sequence ATGCGAAAAAATGTATTTTACCTTTTAGTCTTATTGTTCTTTGTTATTTCATGTAACAGAGAAGATATACAAAATGAAACTCCAACAGAATTATCCCGAAAGGATCCATTGACGGAAAAGAAGATCAATGAAAGGATTAATCAATCTATTAAAACGGACGGCTCTTTTAAATGGAGTAAAGAGACAGATTACTTTTTATGGAGTGCCATTTTCCGTGGAAACAGGATGGCATCCATTGGATTTGGTTCAGGAATGGATGATTTTGACAGAAGTAAATCTCCGAACAGCGCTGACATGGAAAAAGAGATTCTATCAGTAATCAAAAAGTATGAAGGAAAAGGGGAGCGGGAATTTTTTCTTAGTTCGGATAAATACCTCAATCAGCTGGATGTCATTATTGAAAAAGAAGAAACCATTACTGCCCTTCGTCAGATGAAAACGCTCCGATATCTTGAACCGGGAGATTACCGTTATTTTGAAAATGAGCGCAAATTCAATACAGCTGCAAAATCTTCAGGCAGTGGTTCTTCGGGATGTGGTTTTTCATCCACTCCACTGAATGCAGCAGATTATACGTCATCCACTCCAAGTTCTAAGATTCCATGGGCTTTTTCCAAGCATAATATTCCGCAGGCATGGAACTATAGTACAGGTGCAGGAGTTACAATCGGATTGATTGACACAGGGGTTTCTCCTGAGCAGACTTTACTTGGAGGTAGCTTTAATAATGGAGCTTCATCCGGAAGAACAATCAGTAAATTTGGAGTATATAATGGAGATGGTTCAGCTGATCAGTGTGGTCACGGAACCAAGATGGCTGCGGTAATGGCAGCACCAAGAAATAATGCAGGAATGCCTGTAGGAGTTGCCTATAATGCTAATTTAATCACGTACCGTGCTGCTGCTAACGTTGTGCTGGATACTTCAGCCGAACAGGATGGAGTGAAAACAGCATTTACAGAGTTAGGTAACAATACCAATGTAAAGATCATTTCAATGTCCATGGGACATATCTTTTCGGTAGGGAAGATTGAAGATGGAGTAAAATATGCCTATTCCAAAGGAAAACTGATTTTCTGTGCTGGAGGTACTTCTACCAGCTTTACCAGTTTTGTGGGGGTTATTTTCCCTGCATGGATGCCTGAGACTCAGGCGATAACAGGTGTGAAAGAAGATACCTCCAATCAAAGATGTGGTGTATGTCATTCCGGAAAACAGATTAGCTTCACATTCCAAATGGAAAGATCTTCGGGAAGTACAGTTCCTGTTTTAAGTTATTATAACGGACAGACTGATTATGTAGGCGGTTCTTCGGTTGCAACAGCTGCGACTGCTGGAATTGCAGCCTTGGTATGGTCTAAAAATCTATCATGGACGAGAGATCAGGTACTGACCAAAATGAGACAGTCTGCAACCTATTCGACCCCGGATGCTAATTATGGTTATGGGAATATTAATGTTTTAACTGCTGTTCAATAA
- a CDS encoding GNAT family N-acetyltransferase, giving the protein MDVKRIDSSHLDFHNLVKFLDADLAVRDGDDHAFYHQFNGIDTLKNCVVVYVDHIAVACGAFKPFSEDTVEIKRMYTDPQYRGKGLASKALDELEAWAKESGYKKCILETGIKQPEAIALYEKTGYRRILNYGQYSGVENSICFEKVL; this is encoded by the coding sequence ATGGACGTAAAAAGAATAGACTCTTCCCATCTCGATTTTCATAATCTTGTAAAATTTTTAGACGCGGATTTAGCTGTTCGCGATGGTGATGACCATGCATTTTATCATCAATTTAACGGAATTGATACTCTTAAGAATTGTGTGGTTGTCTATGTAGATCATATAGCAGTAGCTTGTGGGGCTTTCAAGCCATTCTCGGAAGATACTGTTGAAATTAAAAGAATGTATACAGATCCTCAATACAGAGGAAAAGGGCTTGCGTCGAAAGCATTGGATGAGCTGGAAGCCTGGGCAAAAGAAAGCGGTTATAAAAAGTGTATTTTAGAAACGGGGATTAAGCAGCCTGAAGCTATTGCTTTGTATGAAAAAACCGGATACAGGAGAATTCTCAATTATGGGCAATACAGCGGGGTTGAAAATAGTATCTGTTTTGAAAAGGTACTATAA
- the hutH gene encoding histidine ammonia-lyase: protein MIYGVDVFSFHDVLEICKKPNKAKLNKAAKDQILKSQKNVQEIVESDRCVYGINTGFGPLCDTKISADETAQLQYNLIISHAVGVGKPINKEFSKIMMISKIHALSKGFSGVSLDVIERLIVMLEKDIIPVVPEQGSVGASGDLAPLAHLVLPLLGLGQVWVGEDIFETAEILKEHQLEPLTLGPKEGLGLINGTQFILAHAIKGLEKFEYLLDLADMTAAMSLEAYRGSESPFKKELHEIRPFEGSKKVAARMLKFLKNSENMKAHEDCERVQDPYSMRCVPQVHGASRNAFEHLKLMAETELNSVTDNPIVLSAEESISGGNFHGQLMALPLDYATLAAAELGNISDRRSYLLLEGKYGLPRLLTESSGLNSGFMIPQYTSAALVTENKTLCFPASADSIPTSLGQEDHVSMGSISGRKFNQVLGNLVNILSVELMFAAQGLEFRRPATCSKIIEENFAILRSKVAKLEDDRLIGKDMLAIAELINERKFIVN from the coding sequence ATGATATACGGTGTAGATGTTTTTAGTTTCCATGATGTATTGGAAATCTGTAAAAAACCAAATAAAGCGAAACTCAATAAAGCAGCAAAAGATCAGATTTTAAAATCCCAGAAGAATGTACAAGAAATCGTAGAATCAGATCGATGCGTATATGGGATCAATACAGGATTTGGTCCTCTTTGTGATACTAAAATTTCTGCTGATGAAACAGCTCAGTTACAGTATAATCTTATTATCTCTCATGCAGTAGGAGTAGGAAAACCGATCAATAAGGAATTTTCCAAAATCATGATGATTTCTAAAATTCATGCGTTGTCAAAAGGGTTTTCAGGAGTTTCTCTGGATGTTATTGAAAGACTTATTGTCATGCTTGAAAAGGATATTATTCCTGTGGTACCTGAGCAGGGTTCTGTAGGAGCTTCAGGTGACTTAGCTCCTTTGGCACATTTGGTACTGCCCCTTTTAGGACTTGGACAGGTTTGGGTAGGAGAAGATATTTTTGAAACAGCTGAAATTTTAAAAGAGCATCAGCTTGAACCTTTAACTTTAGGCCCTAAAGAAGGGTTGGGGTTGATTAACGGAACTCAGTTTATCCTGGCTCATGCAATCAAAGGTTTAGAAAAGTTTGAATATTTACTGGATCTTGCAGATATGACTGCTGCAATGAGCCTTGAAGCATACCGAGGTTCTGAAAGTCCATTTAAAAAAGAACTTCACGAGATAAGACCATTTGAAGGAAGCAAAAAGGTGGCGGCAAGAATGTTGAAATTCCTTAAGAATTCAGAAAACATGAAGGCGCATGAAGATTGTGAAAGAGTTCAGGATCCATATTCTATGCGATGTGTCCCTCAGGTTCATGGAGCGAGCAGAAATGCATTTGAGCACCTGAAACTGATGGCAGAAACTGAATTGAATTCAGTAACGGATAACCCTATTGTATTAAGTGCAGAGGAATCTATTTCCGGAGGTAATTTTCATGGCCAGTTAATGGCTCTACCACTAGACTATGCAACTCTGGCAGCTGCTGAATTAGGGAATATTTCCGACAGAAGAAGTTATTTACTATTAGAAGGTAAATACGGACTTCCAAGATTGTTGACCGAAAGCTCAGGTTTAAATTCAGGATTCATGATTCCACAATATACTTCTGCAGCTTTAGTGACAGAAAATAAAACGTTATGCTTCCCTGCTTCTGCAGACTCTATTCCAACAAGTTTAGGCCAGGAAGACCATGTTTCCATGGGAAGTATTTCAGGAAGGAAATTCAACCAGGTACTGGGGAATCTAGTCAATATTTTATCTGTGGAGTTGATGTTTGCTGCGCAGGGATTAGAATTCAGAAGACCCGCTACATGTTCAAAAATTATTGAAGAGAATTTTGCTATTCTTCGTTCCAAAGTAGCCAAACTTGAGGATGACAGATTAATAGGAAAAGATATGTTGGCTATTGCTGAACTAATTAATGAAAGAAAGTTCATCGTAAATTAA
- the uvrC gene encoding excinuclease ABC subunit UvrC has translation MNPSLELQLKTLPSEPGVYRYYDKNDQLLYVGKAKNLKKRVLSYFNKNLPGYRTRIMVGKIQRLETTIVNSEYDALLLENNLIKEHQPFYNVMLKDDKTYPWICIKNEDFPRIFLTRNKIRDGSEYYGPYAKVRPAKILLDTIKHIYKLRTCNLNLAPNKIENGKYKVCLEYHIKNCEGPCEGLESKAEYDEKIDSIRGIVKGDFRKAKDYLVNQMMKHASNLQFEDAQIIKERLDILEDYQSKNTVVNPNIDDVDVFGMTSDETAAYVNFFKIRNGNIIQSFTTEIKKILEESDEDIMEEALIEIRQKFGSDSKEVLLPFHLTVEIPNVKLIVPKVGDKKRIVELSEKNAKEYRLEKLKQVQIVDPERHTNRIMAEMQKLLRMPVEPRHIEGFDNSNIQGTNPVSACVVFKDGKPSKADYRIFHPKTVEGANDFATMEEVIYRRYKRLLDEGDSLPQLILIDGGKGQLSSAVKSLRLLGLYGKITIVGIAKRLEEIFFPEDPIPLYLDKKSETLKILQRVRDEAHRFGVKHHRTRRKNSTIKSELEEIPGVGGKTIELLLSKLKSVKRIKEANLETLEEILGKSKAKVIFEYFND, from the coding sequence ATGAATCCTTCTTTAGAATTACAACTCAAAACTTTACCTTCTGAACCTGGCGTTTATCGTTATTATGATAAAAACGATCAATTATTGTATGTAGGCAAAGCCAAAAACTTAAAGAAAAGGGTACTTTCTTATTTTAATAAAAACCTTCCGGGATATAGAACAAGAATAATGGTCGGAAAAATCCAACGATTGGAAACCACCATTGTTAATAGTGAATATGATGCTCTCCTATTGGAAAACAATCTGATCAAAGAACATCAACCCTTTTATAACGTCATGTTAAAAGATGACAAAACTTATCCCTGGATTTGTATTAAGAATGAAGATTTTCCGAGAATCTTTCTGACAAGAAACAAGATCAGGGACGGCTCGGAATATTACGGTCCCTATGCGAAGGTACGTCCGGCAAAAATTTTATTGGATACCATTAAGCATATTTATAAACTCAGAACATGTAACCTGAATCTGGCTCCTAATAAAATTGAAAACGGAAAATATAAAGTCTGTCTTGAGTATCATATTAAAAACTGTGAAGGACCCTGTGAAGGACTTGAAAGCAAAGCAGAATATGATGAAAAAATAGATTCTATCCGTGGAATCGTAAAAGGAGATTTCCGAAAAGCCAAAGATTACCTGGTTAATCAAATGATGAAACATGCTTCTAATCTTCAGTTTGAGGATGCACAGATCATTAAAGAAAGATTAGACATCCTGGAAGACTACCAGTCTAAAAATACTGTAGTAAATCCTAACATTGATGATGTAGATGTTTTCGGAATGACCAGTGATGAAACAGCAGCTTATGTAAACTTCTTTAAAATAAGAAACGGAAATATCATCCAAAGTTTCACTACAGAAATCAAAAAGATTCTTGAAGAATCTGATGAAGATATCATGGAAGAGGCATTAATAGAAATCCGTCAGAAATTCGGTTCTGATTCAAAAGAAGTTTTACTTCCCTTTCATTTAACTGTCGAAATTCCCAATGTAAAGCTGATTGTACCTAAAGTCGGTGATAAAAAACGAATCGTTGAGCTTTCTGAAAAGAATGCAAAAGAATACCGTCTGGAAAAACTAAAGCAGGTACAGATTGTAGATCCTGAAAGACATACCAACCGGATTATGGCTGAAATGCAAAAATTATTGCGAATGCCTGTAGAACCCAGACATATTGAAGGATTTGATAACTCCAATATTCAAGGTACAAATCCTGTTTCAGCTTGTGTCGTTTTTAAAGATGGCAAACCCAGTAAAGCAGATTACAGAATCTTCCATCCCAAGACAGTAGAAGGAGCTAATGATTTTGCAACGATGGAAGAAGTAATCTATCGTCGTTATAAAAGGTTATTGGATGAAGGAGACAGTCTTCCACAGCTTATCCTTATTGATGGGGGAAAAGGACAGTTATCTTCTGCAGTTAAAAGCTTAAGATTACTGGGATTATATGGAAAAATTACCATTGTGGGAATTGCTAAAAGATTAGAAGAAATATTCTTCCCTGAAGATCCTATTCCGTTGTATCTGGACAAAAAATCTGAGACCCTTAAAATTTTACAAAGAGTACGTGATGAGGCCCACCGTTTCGGGGTAAAACATCACAGGACAAGAAGAAAAAATTCTACGATAAAATCTGAACTTGAAGAGATTCCTGGAGTTGGTGGAAAAACTATAGAATTGCTCTTATCGAAACTCAAATCTGTGAAAAGAATTAAAGAGGCTAATCTGGAAACTTTAGAAGAAATATTGGGTAAAAGTAAAGCCAAAGTAATCTTTGAATATTTTAATGACTAA
- a CDS encoding anti-sigma factor, with amino-acid sequence MNTKEYISSGIIESYILGLASPEEAGILECVMKNNAEVKTAFEEAQKTLEDLATVQAVAPPEDLKSKIWNKIQQEQVVEEVKPAMEQDNSIFEKEKDSKEIKIQKNTQWKTYAIAASVLFLVSVAGNIFWMKNQSENKETIAKLNTETQSKDLALQKMNEKWRMLSSDEMQMVVLKGVEKHPDSKAMVFWDKKTKEVYLNAEDLPKAPEGMQYQLWAIADGKPVSAGMYTEEKDSKIALSNIPKAQAFAITLEKKGGSETPTMENMYVMGEI; translated from the coding sequence TTGAACACTAAGGAATACATATCATCCGGAATTATAGAATCCTATATTCTAGGTCTTGCTTCTCCCGAGGAGGCAGGGATTTTGGAGTGTGTGATGAAAAATAATGCAGAGGTAAAAACTGCTTTTGAAGAAGCACAAAAAACTTTGGAGGATCTTGCAACAGTACAAGCTGTAGCTCCCCCTGAAGATCTAAAATCTAAAATCTGGAATAAGATTCAGCAAGAACAGGTTGTTGAAGAAGTAAAACCTGCAATGGAGCAGGATAATTCCATCTTTGAAAAAGAAAAGGATTCAAAAGAAATAAAAATTCAGAAAAACACCCAATGGAAAACTTATGCTATTGCAGCTTCTGTACTGTTTTTAGTAAGTGTTGCGGGGAATATATTTTGGATGAAGAATCAGTCAGAAAATAAAGAAACAATTGCAAAACTTAATACTGAGACACAATCTAAGGATTTGGCGCTGCAAAAGATGAATGAAAAATGGCGGATGTTATCCAGTGATGAAATGCAGATGGTTGTATTAAAGGGAGTAGAAAAACATCCGGATTCTAAGGCAATGGTTTTTTGGGACAAAAAAACCAAAGAAGTATATCTGAATGCAGAAGATTTGCCGAAAGCGCCTGAAGGGATGCAATATCAATTATGGGCGATTGCGGATGGGAAACCTGTAAGTGCAGGCATGTACACAGAAGAAAAAGACAGTAAAATAGCACTTTCCAACATACCTAAGGCGCAAGCCTTCGCGATAACCCTTGAGAAAAAAGGAGGAAGTGAAACGCCTACCATGGAAAACATGTATGTAATGGGAGAAATTTAA
- a CDS encoding RNA polymerase sigma factor — protein sequence MNRKIIAIKTNYSEEELIVLLQEKNEAGFHHLYDHYAGALYGVILRIVQSKEYTEEIIQDVFMKIWNSIHQYDTSKGRFYTWMINIARNTAIDYLKSKGFQNELKNQSIPDFVYNSAELSTTNNESDFIGFNNVLETLDFDKQELINLAYYQGYTQNEISEKLKIPLGTVKTKMRNALIKLKDLLKDYQ from the coding sequence TTGAATAGAAAAATAATCGCCATTAAGACAAACTATTCGGAAGAGGAACTTATCGTTTTACTACAAGAAAAAAACGAGGCTGGCTTTCATCATTTGTATGACCATTATGCTGGTGCATTATATGGTGTCATACTCCGAATTGTGCAATCAAAGGAATATACTGAAGAAATTATTCAGGATGTTTTCATGAAAATCTGGAACTCTATCCATCAATATGATACCAGTAAGGGAAGGTTCTACACATGGATGATTAATATTGCCAGAAATACTGCAATCGATTATTTAAAATCTAAAGGTTTTCAAAACGAATTAAAAAACCAATCAATTCCGGATTTCGTATATAATAGTGCGGAACTTTCAACCACAAACAATGAATCTGATTTCATTGGTTTTAATAATGTGCTTGAAACTTTGGATTTTGATAAACAGGAGCTTATTAATTTAGCTTATTATCAGGGATATACACAGAATGAAATATCTGAGAAATTGAAAATACCTTTGGGTACTGTAAAAACAAAAATGCGGAACGCATTGATAAAATTAAAGGATTTGTTAAAAGATTATCAATAA
- the msrB gene encoding peptide-methionine (R)-S-oxide reductase MsrB, protein MKTMLVKAILVFLLIIISGKYAAQSSNFKTKNPYYSRTVTTPLHVSNAEWKKILSPELYQVAREGATETAFTGKYDEFDQRGTYYCAVCGNALFLSTSKFATTCGWPSFYQPVRTNSVKYRKDTSHNMVRAEVLCGRCDSHLGHMFDDGPKPTGKRFCMNSVCLDFVPNSKSPAKSLK, encoded by the coding sequence ATGAAAACAATGTTAGTAAAGGCAATTCTTGTCTTTCTTTTAATAATAATCAGTGGAAAATATGCGGCCCAATCATCCAATTTCAAAACAAAAAACCCTTATTATTCCCGTACAGTAACTACCCCTCTGCATGTAAGCAATGCTGAATGGAAAAAAATCCTTTCGCCGGAACTTTACCAGGTTGCCAGAGAAGGAGCTACGGAAACAGCTTTCACAGGCAAGTATGATGAGTTTGATCAAAGAGGTACTTACTATTGTGCCGTATGTGGAAATGCCTTATTTCTCTCTACATCAAAATTTGCAACAACCTGTGGCTGGCCATCTTTTTATCAACCTGTTCGTACCAATAGTGTGAAGTATAGAAAAGACACCTCTCATAATATGGTCAGAGCTGAGGTTCTTTGTGGCAGGTGTGACTCTCACCTGGGGCATATGTTTGATGATGGGCCTAAACCTACCGGTAAACGCTTTTGTATGAATTCAGTTTGCCTGGATTTTGTTCCCAATTCAAAGTCACCAGCAAAAAGTTTAAAATAA
- a CDS encoding fasciclin domain-containing protein, whose amino-acid sequence MNTRSKIAVFGMVALSFVFSGKVTAQTMKEKTVMVGGAPMYPSKNIIENAVNSKDHKTLVAAVKAAGLVETLQGAGPFTVLAPTDAAFAKLPKGTVENLVKPENKPTLTKILTYHVLPGKYSAKEIWAAVKAGNGKSMMKTVEGEDVTFWTKGKDLYIKDAKGNSAKVTIADVNQSNGVIHVIDTVLMP is encoded by the coding sequence ATGAACACAAGATCAAAAATCGCAGTATTCGGAATGGTAGCTTTATCATTCGTATTTAGCGGGAAGGTAACTGCACAAACGATGAAAGAAAAAACAGTAATGGTAGGCGGAGCTCCTATGTATCCATCAAAAAATATCATTGAAAATGCTGTTAATTCCAAAGACCACAAAACATTGGTTGCAGCGGTAAAAGCAGCAGGATTAGTAGAAACGTTACAAGGGGCAGGTCCATTCACCGTACTGGCTCCTACTGATGCAGCATTTGCTAAACTTCCAAAAGGAACTGTAGAAAACCTGGTTAAACCAGAGAACAAACCAACACTTACAAAAATCTTAACCTATCATGTTCTACCCGGAAAGTATAGTGCTAAAGAAATTTGGGCTGCTGTAAAAGCAGGAAACGGAAAAAGCATGATGAAAACTGTTGAAGGAGAAGATGTAACCTTCTGGACAAAGGGTAAAGATCTGTATATAAAAGATGCTAAAGGAAACAGTGCAAAAGTTACAATAGCTGATGTAAATCAATCTAACGGAGTTATCCATGTAATAGATACTGTTCTGATGCCATAG
- a CDS encoding IS1182 family transposase, translating to MLSTSKVVFKDYTPKENLLFPPNLSELIDERHPVKIVSNIIDGLDIKSLIKTYKPGGTSCYHPKMLLKVLIYGYLSNIYSSRKMEQALKENIHFMWLSAMSRPDHNTLNRFRSERLKGEIKAIFTQIVLLLEKEGLVSLKTTFVDGTKIEANANRYTFVWGRAVKKHKERLAEQLEELWNYAETVAKDELENTESIDFKEVDSEKVTQTIEKINEVLKDKKVASKVRQKLNYAKKNWADNLEKYKKQQELLEDRNSYSKTDTDATFMRMKEDHMRNGQLKPAYNLQISTHRQFILHYSIHPNPTDTKTLATHLLGFEESYHKAPKELVADAGYGSEENYNLLKSKKIKAYVKYNYFRKDQKSGQITTSQNNPKLAKIREKVFKLLNTSKGIKLRKQRSHDVEPVFAELKHNKNFKRFMLRGKNKVEVEIGILAIAHNLKKMSKAA from the coding sequence GTGTTAAGTACGTCAAAAGTAGTCTTTAAAGATTACACCCCCAAAGAAAATCTGCTTTTTCCTCCCAATTTATCGGAGTTGATTGATGAGCGACATCCTGTGAAAATTGTTTCAAACATTATTGATGGCTTGGATATCAAAAGCTTAATTAAAACCTACAAACCTGGCGGAACATCTTGCTACCACCCGAAAATGCTTTTGAAAGTTTTGATTTATGGCTATTTAAGCAATATCTATTCAAGCCGCAAAATGGAGCAGGCCTTGAAAGAAAACATCCATTTTATGTGGCTCTCTGCAATGAGCCGTCCCGATCATAACACCTTAAACAGGTTCCGTAGTGAACGATTGAAAGGTGAGATTAAAGCTATTTTCACACAAATTGTTCTTCTTTTGGAAAAGGAAGGTTTGGTAAGTCTGAAAACCACTTTTGTAGATGGCACCAAGATAGAAGCCAATGCCAATCGCTATACTTTTGTTTGGGGAAGAGCTGTCAAAAAACACAAAGAAAGGCTTGCAGAGCAATTAGAAGAGCTTTGGAACTATGCAGAAACAGTTGCCAAAGACGAGCTTGAAAATACAGAAAGTATTGATTTTAAAGAAGTAGATTCTGAAAAAGTAACTCAAACCATCGAAAAGATCAATGAAGTTTTGAAAGATAAAAAAGTAGCTTCAAAAGTTCGTCAGAAACTGAATTATGCTAAGAAAAACTGGGCAGATAATTTAGAGAAATATAAAAAACAGCAAGAATTATTAGAAGATAGAAATTCCTATTCCAAAACCGATACAGACGCTACTTTTATGCGAATGAAGGAGGATCATATGCGAAACGGACAACTAAAACCCGCTTACAATCTACAAATTTCTACCCATAGACAATTCATTTTACATTATTCAATTCATCCCAACCCAACAGACACCAAAACATTAGCGACTCATTTACTGGGTTTTGAAGAAAGCTATCATAAAGCTCCCAAAGAGCTTGTTGCTGATGCTGGTTATGGCTCAGAAGAAAATTACAACTTGTTAAAATCTAAGAAAATAAAAGCTTATGTTAAATATAATTACTTCAGAAAAGATCAGAAATCGGGACAAATAACCACTTCACAAAACAATCCTAAATTGGCAAAAATCAGAGAAAAGGTTTTCAAACTTCTTAATACCAGCAAGGGCATCAAACTCAGAAAACAAAGATCCCATGATGTTGAACCTGTTTTTGCAGAGCTCAAACACAACAAAAATTTTAAACGATTCATGCTTCGGGGAAAAAATAAAGTCGAGGTAGAAATCGGCATACTCGCAATTGCCCACAATCTAAAGAAAATGTCAAAAGCAGCCTAA